The Caulifigura coniformis genome includes a region encoding these proteins:
- a CDS encoding 3-keto-disaccharide hydrolase produces MMSHHHDRLLLSRGLALVVIATLLPGCSRDDKGVTIAPAGLSEDQALELAAEASASAVPADREGFRPLHLRDFQMFAAEPDSWREESGMILTTGKPKGYISSRRVYRNFTWRAEFRFPPGDDPSKADQSNTGFMLCIQEPHKVWPRSLEVQGKWIEMGQIKSNGGVPALMINDDQAAREAARKPVGEWNAIEITVKDGTVSSILNGKAICIAEPGELKSGRIGLQAENFPVEFRGVRIRED; encoded by the coding sequence ATGATGTCCCACCATCATGACCGACTTCTGTTGTCCCGAGGGCTGGCGCTCGTGGTGATCGCGACGCTCCTGCCGGGCTGCTCCCGCGACGACAAGGGCGTCACGATTGCTCCGGCCGGACTCAGTGAGGATCAGGCCCTGGAACTCGCCGCCGAGGCCTCCGCCAGCGCGGTTCCCGCCGATCGTGAAGGCTTCCGCCCCCTCCATCTGCGTGATTTCCAGATGTTCGCCGCCGAGCCCGATTCGTGGCGTGAAGAAAGCGGAATGATCCTCACGACCGGTAAGCCGAAGGGATACATCTCCTCGCGGCGGGTCTACAGGAACTTCACCTGGCGGGCCGAGTTCCGGTTTCCGCCCGGCGATGATCCTTCCAAGGCCGACCAGTCGAACACCGGCTTCATGCTCTGCATACAGGAGCCGCACAAGGTGTGGCCGAGGTCACTCGAAGTGCAGGGGAAGTGGATCGAGATGGGCCAGATCAAGTCGAACGGCGGCGTGCCGGCGCTCATGATCAACGACGATCAGGCCGCAAGAGAAGCGGCCCGGAAACCGGTGGGCGAATGGAATGCGATCGAGATCACCGTCAAGGACGGGACCGTCTCTTCGATCCTGAACGGCAAGGCGATCTGCATTGCCGAACCGGGAGAGTTGAAGTCGGGTCGAATCGGACTTCAAGCTGAGAACTTCCCGGTGGAATTTCGCGGCGTGCGTATTCGGGAAGACTGA
- the nth gene encoding endonuclease III, with the protein MSTSPSPKPRICKAPRESQAARATRTLNVAGVLADTYANATCALRHNSAFQLLAATILSAQCTDERVNMVTPELFREYPTPQALAEARQEDVERIVQSTGFFRAKANSLRGMAQGLVERFDGKVPRSLEDLVTLPGVGRKTANVVLGTVYGIASGVVVDTHVTRITNLLALTTHRDAVKIELDLMKLLPETEWVDFSHRLIHHGRKICIARRPKCTECPLLPLCPRVGLPELGVTGSDGPAAAKKTSKK; encoded by the coding sequence ATGTCCACGAGTCCTTCCCCAAAACCGCGAATTTGCAAGGCCCCGCGCGAGAGCCAGGCGGCCCGGGCGACTCGTACCCTGAACGTTGCAGGCGTCCTCGCCGATACCTACGCCAACGCGACCTGTGCGCTGCGCCACAACTCCGCGTTTCAGCTCCTCGCCGCCACCATCCTCTCGGCCCAGTGCACGGATGAGCGGGTCAACATGGTCACTCCGGAGCTGTTCCGGGAATACCCGACTCCCCAGGCTCTCGCGGAGGCCCGGCAGGAGGACGTCGAGAGGATCGTCCAGTCGACAGGGTTCTTCCGGGCGAAAGCCAACAGCCTCCGGGGGATGGCCCAGGGCCTCGTCGAGCGGTTCGACGGAAAGGTCCCCAGATCGCTCGAGGATCTCGTGACCCTGCCAGGCGTCGGACGCAAGACCGCCAACGTCGTCCTGGGAACGGTCTACGGCATTGCCAGCGGCGTCGTCGTCGACACCCACGTCACGCGGATCACGAACCTGCTCGCACTCACGACCCACAGGGACGCCGTCAAGATCGAGCTCGACCTCATGAAACTCCTGCCGGAGACGGAGTGGGTCGATTTCTCGCATCGGCTGATTCACCACGGTCGGAAAATTTGCATCGCGCGTCGGCCGAAATGCACCGAATGCCCGCTGCTGCCCCTGTGCCCGCGTGTCGGCCTGCCCGAGCTGGGCGTCACCGGCAGTGACGGGCCTGCTGCGGCGAAGAAGACCTCGAAGAAGTAG
- a CDS encoding RsmE family RNA methyltransferase has protein sequence MDRFFCPTLSDGTTVTLTDEEFHHLAHVLRGKPGQQVELFDGQGRSVDAVVEKLNKRDAQLSLIGPHRQDSGARVSLVLGVACPKGDRLKWLVEKATELGVAEFVPLQCERSVVEPRETKLAKLEQTVLSACKQCRRNSLMRIGEPQALSDFLKKGPSWIAHPGGDPAGALVSSMSGTGSEFLTVRAAIGPEGGFTDAEVQEAVDRGGRLVSLGKNVLRVETAAVAFAALAAAAAGD, from the coding sequence ATGGACCGTTTCTTTTGCCCGACGCTCTCCGACGGCACGACCGTCACACTCACCGACGAGGAGTTCCATCACCTCGCCCACGTCCTGCGGGGGAAGCCGGGGCAGCAGGTCGAGCTGTTTGATGGCCAGGGGCGTTCGGTGGACGCCGTCGTGGAGAAGCTCAACAAGCGCGATGCACAGTTGTCGCTGATCGGCCCCCACCGGCAAGACTCCGGTGCGCGCGTTTCGCTCGTCCTGGGGGTCGCCTGTCCGAAAGGAGACCGGCTGAAATGGCTGGTGGAAAAAGCGACGGAGCTGGGGGTCGCGGAATTCGTGCCCCTGCAGTGCGAACGGTCGGTCGTCGAGCCGCGTGAGACGAAGCTCGCCAAGCTGGAGCAGACGGTTCTCTCCGCCTGCAAGCAGTGCCGGAGGAACAGTCTGATGCGGATCGGAGAACCGCAGGCCTTGAGCGATTTCCTGAAGAAGGGCCCGTCGTGGATCGCGCACCCCGGAGGCGATCCGGCCGGAGCGCTCGTCTCCAGCATGAGTGGAACCGGAAGCGAGTTCCTGACGGTGCGGGCTGCGATCGGCCCGGAAGGTGGTTTCACCGATGCCGAAGTGCAGGAGGCCGTTGATCGAGGCGGTCGGCTGGTCTCTCTGGGAAAAAACGTGCTGCGCGTGGAGACTGCGGCGGTCGCGTTTGCGGCCCTGGCGGCGGCAGCGGCGGGGGACTGA
- a CDS encoding PEP-CTERM sorting domain-containing protein, producing the protein MLWARFVLLGVLWSHCCSGVVQADLILYSFQGTITSILGPSDVYGINVGDSFSGVFQYDTATASPDGHSSPDMGSYGLSASPSNLMNVTIDGLQFTGGPSDVQVANDTPADDHLLIRQSMNAGLPSGWSATGATLNFAFVDSTKSVFSGDLLPFAFNPDDFDSATIGLRLTNIVTPGGSIGSALITGTIDLDAPVATPEPSSLLLFSLAGGLPIASKVRRRRRNSADDSVGPNRH; encoded by the coding sequence ATGCTCTGGGCTAGGTTTGTGCTGCTGGGCGTTCTCTGGAGCCACTGCTGTTCCGGCGTGGTTCAGGCCGATCTGATTCTCTATTCATTCCAGGGGACGATCACCTCGATCCTCGGCCCATCCGACGTGTACGGCATCAACGTCGGCGACTCGTTCTCGGGAGTCTTTCAATACGACACCGCGACTGCGTCGCCGGACGGCCACTCCAGTCCGGACATGGGGTCGTACGGCCTGAGCGCTTCACCATCGAACCTGATGAACGTGACGATCGATGGCCTGCAGTTCACCGGAGGACCAAGCGACGTGCAGGTCGCGAACGACACACCCGCGGATGACCACTTGCTCATCCGGCAGTCCATGAACGCGGGACTTCCCTCCGGATGGAGCGCCACAGGGGCCACGCTGAATTTCGCCTTTGTCGACTCGACGAAATCGGTGTTCTCCGGCGACCTGTTGCCCTTCGCGTTCAACCCTGACGATTTCGATTCCGCGACGATCGGTCTGCGGCTCACGAACATCGTGACGCCGGGCGGTTCAATCGGGTCCGCTCTGATTACCGGAACCATCGATCTGGACGCGCCCGTCGCGACTCCGGAGCCTTCGAGCCTGCTGCTGTTCTCGCTGGCCGGCGGGCTTCCCATTGCCTCGAAAGTTCGTCGCCGGCGAAGAAACTCGGCGGACGACTCGGTTGGTCCGAACAGACACTGA
- the galT gene encoding galactose-1-phosphate uridylyltransferase — translation MHELRKDPIVGRWVIIAPERITRPVTVTDNEPVANPEDFDPFLEGHEDATPHEILAYRNPGSRPNGPGWRVRVVPNKFPALKVEGELVRRGDGMYDKITGIGAHEVIIECPHYETNLSRLSVEHIREVLWVYRDRLVDLRRDPRLVHGLIFKNKGALAGASLDHSHSQLIVSPIVPITIQEELEGSEAFYRYRGRSIFSDMIQQELATDTRVVLDTPNFVVLCPFASRFPFEICILPKQHASHFENISRQAIEDLGQVLKTVLRKLEFALDDPPYNFVIHTAPFDRQELPHFVWHMEIFPRLTRVAGFEWGSGFYINPVPPENAAKFLRDTPVD, via the coding sequence ATGCACGAGCTGCGGAAAGATCCGATCGTCGGTCGCTGGGTCATCATCGCGCCGGAGCGGATCACCCGGCCCGTGACCGTCACGGATAACGAGCCTGTCGCGAATCCGGAGGATTTCGACCCTTTTCTCGAGGGTCACGAAGACGCCACGCCCCACGAAATCCTGGCGTACCGCAATCCTGGCTCACGTCCGAACGGCCCCGGCTGGCGCGTCAGGGTCGTCCCCAACAAGTTTCCCGCCCTCAAGGTGGAAGGGGAGCTCGTCCGTCGCGGCGACGGCATGTATGACAAGATCACTGGCATCGGTGCCCACGAGGTGATCATTGAGTGTCCACATTATGAGACGAACCTGTCGCGACTGAGCGTCGAGCACATCCGCGAGGTCCTCTGGGTCTATCGCGACCGGCTCGTCGACCTCCGGCGCGACCCCCGGCTGGTCCACGGGCTGATCTTCAAGAACAAGGGAGCCCTGGCCGGGGCCTCCCTCGACCACAGCCACTCCCAGCTGATCGTCAGCCCGATCGTCCCCATCACGATCCAGGAAGAACTCGAAGGCTCCGAAGCGTTTTATCGGTATCGTGGTCGGTCAATTTTCAGCGACATGATCCAGCAGGAGCTGGCGACCGACACGCGCGTCGTTCTCGATACGCCGAACTTCGTCGTCCTCTGCCCGTTTGCGAGCCGGTTTCCCTTCGAAATCTGCATCCTGCCGAAGCAGCACGCGAGCCACTTCGAGAATATTTCGCGTCAGGCGATCGAAGACCTCGGGCAGGTCCTCAAGACGGTTCTACGTAAACTTGAGTTCGCACTGGACGACCCACCGTACAACTTCGTCATTCACACCGCGCCGTTCGACCGTCAGGAACTCCCCCATTTCGTATGGCACATGGAGATCTTTCCGCGGCTGACACGCGTCGCCGGATTTGAATGGGGCAGCGGCTTTTACATCAACCCGGTCCCGCCCGAGAACGCGGCCAAGTTCCTGCGAGACACACCGGTCGATTAG
- a CDS encoding pilus assembly protein TadG-related protein, with protein MNRHLLRGAAVGAPREKLRRGAFMVLAVVCLATAMGFVSLCVDVGYLSLAKQRMQNGVDAAALAAAMEISNAIQNAGPDVTNVTAYAEAQARLKARDVAALNGIYINPTRDVTFGQRSALDNNGNWQITWNKTPSNVVRVTARRDDPDASKPDGKLKLFFAGVLGDKTASLVTTAAAYVESRDIVCVLDFSGSMNDDSSFWDLSTRDKPTVENSMLDIYNTLDALKDFRGLAFDPDYLTQTDSSGVVNGDVVFKDTEVDVTASRSMTTVKLTFDNNTTQTWSNQGTSGTYKRSNGLRSIDRVDVTVKYEDWGTTASASKSSSGKSATVTFNGNSNIQVSTNTNMSDIKFVYHPSGTTTISASGKSKSATGTSGKYISQVQVRMSGTWVTVNNPNGSSPDVITENLEFVDSVQNVKDFFDLTDGTYPWNAGGSNSKNWDDFVNHCRTHSQVSNAGYKRMYGGKCLVNYLLEQRPAYHQTNDLWRTAHYPFHSLKQGAMMFAEFVEDLGFDDELGFVSYDTEHRVEKILDIDGFNFDMTQNPINNQFANFRELVRHKQANHYLNTTNIGGGLKEGKQLLDLSARPGSRPTILLITDGLPNVRDSSYSLPGNWNWNTLFDYDGNGTADYTTSNADARYALGMAKQAVDAGYTIHTLSVGSGADVELMKAIAWMGRGTSITVPGNTSITAMEAEILEAFNRIAAFVPPAKLVNPE; from the coding sequence ATGAATCGTCATCTGTTGCGTGGGGCCGCAGTAGGCGCCCCCCGCGAAAAACTGCGGCGGGGTGCCTTCATGGTGCTCGCTGTGGTCTGCCTGGCCACGGCCATGGGCTTCGTCTCGCTGTGCGTGGACGTCGGCTACCTCTCCCTGGCCAAGCAGCGGATGCAGAACGGCGTCGACGCCGCCGCCCTCGCCGCCGCCATGGAGATCAGCAACGCCATCCAGAACGCCGGCCCTGACGTCACCAACGTCACCGCCTACGCCGAAGCGCAGGCCCGTCTCAAGGCCCGCGATGTCGCCGCGCTGAACGGCATCTATATCAACCCGACGCGAGACGTCACGTTCGGCCAGCGGTCCGCCCTCGATAACAACGGCAACTGGCAGATCACCTGGAACAAGACCCCCAGCAACGTCGTCCGTGTCACCGCCCGGCGCGATGATCCCGATGCGTCGAAGCCCGACGGAAAACTGAAGCTGTTCTTTGCCGGCGTGCTCGGCGACAAGACGGCCAGTCTCGTCACGACCGCCGCCGCCTATGTCGAATCGCGCGACATCGTCTGCGTCCTCGACTTCTCCGGCTCGATGAACGACGACAGCTCGTTCTGGGATCTCTCGACCCGCGATAAGCCGACTGTCGAGAACAGCATGCTCGACATCTACAACACGCTTGATGCACTGAAAGATTTCCGTGGGCTGGCATTCGATCCCGATTACCTGACCCAGACCGACTCCAGCGGCGTGGTGAACGGCGACGTTGTCTTCAAAGACACCGAGGTCGACGTGACGGCGTCGCGCTCAATGACGACCGTCAAACTGACGTTCGACAACAACACCACTCAGACCTGGTCCAACCAGGGAACCAGCGGCACCTACAAGCGAAGCAACGGACTGCGCTCCATCGACCGCGTCGATGTGACCGTGAAGTACGAAGACTGGGGAACGACCGCTTCGGCATCGAAGAGTTCGTCCGGCAAGTCGGCGACTGTCACCTTCAACGGCAACAGCAACATCCAGGTGTCCACGAACACGAACATGTCGGACATCAAGTTCGTGTATCACCCCTCGGGAACCACCACGATCTCGGCCAGCGGCAAATCGAAGAGCGCCACCGGCACCTCCGGCAAGTACATCAGCCAGGTCCAGGTCCGCATGAGCGGCACGTGGGTGACGGTGAACAACCCCAACGGCTCCTCGCCCGACGTCATCACCGAGAATCTGGAATTCGTCGATAGCGTCCAGAACGTGAAGGACTTCTTCGACCTGACCGACGGAACCTACCCGTGGAATGCCGGCGGATCGAACTCCAAGAACTGGGATGATTTCGTCAACCACTGCCGGACCCACAGCCAGGTCTCCAACGCCGGCTACAAGCGGATGTACGGAGGCAAATGCCTCGTGAACTACCTGCTCGAGCAGCGGCCGGCCTACCACCAGACGAACGATCTCTGGCGGACGGCCCACTATCCGTTCCACTCGCTCAAGCAGGGCGCGATGATGTTCGCCGAATTCGTCGAGGACCTCGGGTTCGATGACGAACTGGGGTTCGTCAGCTACGACACCGAGCATCGTGTCGAGAAGATCCTCGACATCGACGGGTTCAACTTCGATATGACGCAGAACCCGATCAACAACCAGTTCGCCAACTTCCGTGAACTCGTCCGCCACAAGCAGGCGAATCACTACCTCAACACCACCAACATCGGCGGCGGCCTCAAGGAAGGAAAGCAGCTGCTCGACCTCTCGGCCCGCCCCGGCTCACGGCCGACCATCCTGCTGATTACCGACGGTCTGCCCAACGTCCGCGATTCAAGCTATTCCCTCCCGGGCAACTGGAACTGGAATACGCTGTTCGACTACGACGGAAACGGAACCGCCGACTACACCACCTCCAACGCCGACGCCCGCTACGCGCTGGGCATGGCCAAGCAGGCGGTCGACGCGGGCTACACGATCCACACCCTCTCCGTGGGGTCGGGAGCCGACGTCGAGCTCATGAAGGCGATCGCCTGGATGGGTCGCGGCACCTCCATTACCGTCCCGGGCAACACCTCCATCACGGCCATGGAAGCCGAGATTCTCGAGGCGTTCAACCGGATCGCGGCCTTCGTCCCTCCGGCGAAACTGGTCAATCCGGAGTGA
- a CDS encoding 6-pyruvoyl trahydropterin synthase family protein, with the protein MFRITKHIEFCYGHRLLNYAGKCRHLHGHNGRADIVLEGMQLDDRGMVVDFTDVKRNLATWIDDHLDHRMILHRNDPAVPILRDLGEPLYLVDENPTAENIARIIYEQASAMGMPVTEISLWETSTSCATYRKPTR; encoded by the coding sequence ATGTTTCGAATCACCAAGCACATCGAGTTCTGCTACGGCCATCGCCTCCTCAACTACGCCGGGAAGTGCCGCCATCTGCACGGCCACAACGGCCGGGCCGACATCGTCCTTGAAGGCATGCAACTGGACGACCGCGGCATGGTCGTCGATTTCACCGATGTGAAACGCAACCTCGCCACCTGGATCGACGACCACCTCGATCACCGGATGATCCTTCATCGCAACGATCCGGCGGTTCCCATCCTCAGGGACCTTGGCGAGCCGCTCTATCTGGTCGACGAGAACCCGACCGCCGAGAACATCGCACGGATCATCTACGAGCAGGCGAGCGCCATGGGAATGCCCGTCACCGAGATCTCGCTCTGGGAAACGAGCACATCCTGCGCGACCTATCGGAAGCCAACGCGCTGA
- a CDS encoding ATP-binding protein, protein MTRLTIQFRRAMVTARRREADLNHTRRRRLAGAAALFELEEILVIDQLTAEWWFPTDASREAAARCLHLFERGSGCGLLTGQRGCGKSLILKRLARKAARLAQRSFLVDLSGLDATEFRWRLCAGLKLNPGARDTRAQLWTRITDAVEGGRPGRASVAVLLDHADQAEGDLLPELRRWLQLADDNRQVVTILASRSPAPVPLLDAIGDFIELRSEVRPLSMSEAVEFLEGWTRDEAVDPSSFGVDAAAALHQLTGGKPRELARLLRLSALASQAEGGVTLDASAIEALQAEFVG, encoded by the coding sequence ATGACTCGGCTGACGATTCAGTTTCGGCGGGCGATGGTCACCGCACGGAGGCGGGAAGCCGATCTTAACCATACACGGCGGCGACGCCTCGCCGGGGCCGCGGCATTGTTCGAGCTTGAGGAAATTCTGGTGATTGACCAGCTGACCGCGGAGTGGTGGTTTCCGACCGACGCAAGTCGCGAAGCGGCTGCCCGCTGCCTCCACCTGTTCGAGCGGGGAAGCGGCTGTGGCCTGCTGACCGGCCAGCGGGGATGTGGAAAATCCCTCATCCTCAAACGCTTGGCCCGCAAAGCCGCCCGCCTTGCCCAGCGATCGTTCCTGGTCGACCTCAGCGGCCTCGATGCGACCGAATTCCGCTGGCGGCTGTGCGCAGGCCTGAAACTGAACCCCGGTGCACGCGACACCCGCGCTCAGCTCTGGACCCGCATCACCGACGCAGTCGAGGGGGGACGGCCCGGTCGTGCCTCGGTCGCCGTCCTGCTCGATCACGCCGACCAGGCCGAAGGTGACCTTCTCCCCGAGCTTCGCCGCTGGCTGCAGCTCGCTGACGACAACCGCCAGGTCGTGACCATCCTCGCGTCGCGCTCCCCCGCCCCGGTCCCCCTCCTCGATGCGATTGGCGACTTCATCGAACTGCGGTCGGAAGTGCGGCCGCTGTCGATGTCGGAAGCGGTCGAATTCCTGGAAGGTTGGACGCGGGACGAAGCTGTCGATCCGAGTTCCTTCGGAGTCGATGCCGCAGCGGCGCTCCATCAGCTCACCGGCGGCAAGCCGCGCGAGCTCGCCCGCCTGTTGCGTCTGTCGGCCCTGGCGTCGCAGGCCGAAGGTGGCGTCACACTCGATGCCTCCGCGATCGAAGCTCTTCAGGCCGAATTCGTCGGCTGA
- a CDS encoding bestrophin family protein, translating to MPIRDTLTPLTNSRTLSRVAIYSTLMGMYALLAIWKEHTRYADFADFPAQIHAALTLVLGWLLVFRTNAAYTRWWEARTLWGSLVNASRNLSAKLFHLVDLPEESRRRMEKLIIAFPRALRDHLRRQPCDRETAKLLDDSEAGAHTPAAIVTRLYAELGRLKSERIVDANELRLIDVELRTMLDVCGACERILNTRIVRSYRTFARQCIALDLATFPWGIVESFRWWTVPLTMITAYFLFGLETVAEHIEEPFGFDEDDLDLDALCRGIETSVTQITNSASGRTRPLAETPV from the coding sequence ATGCCCATCCGCGACACCCTGACGCCGTTGACCAACAGCCGCACTCTGTCGCGGGTGGCCATCTATTCCACGCTGATGGGGATGTACGCCCTGTTGGCGATCTGGAAAGAGCACACGCGCTATGCGGACTTCGCCGATTTCCCTGCGCAGATCCATGCGGCCCTGACGCTCGTGCTGGGATGGCTGCTGGTGTTCCGCACGAACGCGGCCTACACGCGCTGGTGGGAGGCGCGCACGCTGTGGGGTTCGCTGGTCAACGCCTCGAGGAACCTTTCGGCGAAGCTGTTTCACCTCGTCGACCTGCCGGAGGAATCACGGCGGCGGATGGAGAAGCTGATCATCGCGTTTCCCCGCGCGCTAAGGGACCACCTGCGTCGTCAGCCGTGCGACCGCGAAACTGCCAAGCTTCTCGACGACTCCGAAGCCGGCGCGCACACCCCGGCCGCAATTGTCACACGGCTGTATGCGGAACTAGGGCGACTGAAGTCGGAACGGATCGTCGACGCCAACGAGCTGCGGCTGATCGACGTCGAACTGCGGACGATGCTGGACGTGTGCGGCGCGTGCGAGCGGATCCTGAACACCCGCATCGTCCGCTCGTATCGCACATTCGCGAGGCAGTGCATCGCCCTCGACCTCGCGACCTTTCCCTGGGGCATCGTGGAGTCGTTCCGCTGGTGGACGGTTCCGCTCACGATGATCACGGCCTACTTCCTGTTCGGCCTCGAGACGGTGGCCGAACACATCGAAGAGCCATTCGGCTTCGACGAAGACGACCTCGACCTGGATGCGCTGTGCAGAGGGATCGAGACGTCGGTGACACAGATTACGAACTCAGCCTCGGGGCGCACGAGGCCGCTGGCGGAAACGCCGGTGTAG
- a CDS encoding Gfo/Idh/MocA family protein: MAAIPSPSRRQFLGAAGAVGTSLIAGRSFSQEVPLAPPDRQPPKLDVPDKPGKTVGWAIVGLGELALGEIMPAFADCRLSRPTALVSGHPDKAKKVARAYGIQESSIYGYENYDKLAENPDVQAIYIVLPNSMHAEYTIRGLKAGKHVLCEKPMAVTVDECKAMIAAAEAARKHLMIAYRLRYEPFNMTAIELCRNETLGKIQSISASNNQVVQAPNIRLSKDLGGGPLGDIGIYCLNATRYLTGVEPVEVAAFVYQPKGNAKFREVPSGLSWTARFPNNVIVTSDCSFDASPSRRYRVHCDKGFIDLEEAFSYRGQVLTISEKWKKTRLEITPVNHFAAEMEHFSQCILENKPPRTPGREGLADHIVMAAIEESARTGKTVSLKG, translated from the coding sequence ATGGCTGCAATTCCCTCCCCTTCCCGACGCCAGTTCCTCGGCGCCGCTGGAGCCGTAGGAACTAGTTTGATCGCCGGGCGATCATTTTCTCAGGAAGTCCCCCTCGCTCCGCCGGACCGTCAACCACCGAAACTCGACGTTCCCGACAAACCTGGGAAGACCGTCGGCTGGGCGATCGTGGGGCTGGGAGAACTGGCCCTGGGAGAGATCATGCCGGCCTTTGCAGACTGCCGGCTTTCGCGGCCGACCGCACTTGTGAGCGGCCACCCCGACAAGGCGAAGAAGGTCGCCCGGGCGTATGGCATTCAGGAGTCGTCGATCTACGGGTATGAGAATTACGACAAGCTGGCCGAGAACCCTGACGTCCAGGCGATCTACATCGTGCTGCCCAACAGCATGCACGCCGAATACACGATTCGCGGCCTGAAGGCGGGCAAGCACGTCTTGTGCGAAAAGCCGATGGCCGTGACCGTCGACGAGTGCAAGGCGATGATCGCCGCAGCCGAGGCGGCCCGGAAGCACCTGATGATCGCTTACCGGCTTCGCTACGAGCCGTTCAACATGACGGCGATCGAGCTGTGTCGGAACGAGACGCTGGGGAAGATCCAGTCGATATCCGCGAGCAACAACCAGGTCGTCCAGGCCCCGAACATCCGGTTGAGCAAAGACCTGGGGGGCGGGCCGCTGGGAGACATCGGGATCTACTGCCTGAACGCGACGCGTTACCTGACGGGTGTCGAGCCGGTCGAGGTAGCTGCCTTCGTTTACCAGCCCAAGGGGAACGCGAAGTTCCGGGAGGTGCCGTCCGGGCTGTCATGGACCGCGCGATTTCCGAACAACGTCATCGTCACGAGCGATTGCAGTTTCGATGCATCGCCAAGTCGCCGTTACCGGGTGCACTGCGACAAGGGGTTCATCGACCTTGAAGAGGCGTTCAGCTACCGGGGCCAGGTGCTGACGATCAGCGAGAAGTGGAAGAAAACCAGGCTCGAAATCACGCCTGTCAACCATTTTGCTGCGGAGATGGAACACTTCTCGCAGTGCATTCTGGAGAACAAGCCGCCACGTACGCCAGGCCGGGAAGGCCTCGCCGACCACATCGTGATGGCCGCCATTGAAGAATCGGCACGCACCGGCAAGACGGTGTCGTTGAAAGGATGA
- a CDS encoding TadE family protein produces MNTRRPSSSVATNDRRGTATVEFAVIAPLFLLLVLGTWEMGTAVRASNNLTAAVREGGRLASMDFTGTVASNQTPNQKVEQDIRAFLNASGLPGALATISITHAEGANAGQTFNLANSTNYLALFKIRATIPFSSVSMFPNRIMKGTTLKAELVTRRGRVRSAN; encoded by the coding sequence ATGAACACCCGCCGTCCATCTTCGAGCGTCGCCACCAACGACCGCCGCGGCACGGCGACTGTCGAATTCGCGGTCATCGCCCCCTTGTTCCTGCTCCTCGTCCTGGGGACCTGGGAGATGGGCACCGCCGTCCGAGCCTCCAACAACCTCACCGCCGCCGTGCGCGAAGGCGGTCGGCTGGCGTCGATGGATTTCACGGGAACCGTCGCTTCGAACCAGACTCCCAACCAGAAGGTCGAACAGGATATCCGCGCGTTCCTCAACGCGTCGGGACTTCCCGGAGCTCTCGCCACGATCTCCATCACGCATGCCGAGGGCGCCAACGCGGGACAGACGTTCAATCTCGCGAACAGCACGAACTATCTGGCCCTGTTCAAGATCAGGGCGACGATTCCATTCTCCTCAGTCAGCATGTTCCCCAACCGAATCATGAAGGGGACCACGCTGAAGGCGGAATTGGTCACACGACGCGGAAGGGTGCGGTCTGCCAATTGA
- a CDS encoding TadE/TadG family type IV pilus assembly protein: protein MKARRVPIERRDDHRGATIVETAIVLPVFLTFLFGVIEFGHAFMCNATLTAAAKDAARYGSVDGVTSQQVIDRVKARINGAFKSSKATVLLKDAATYELTTTNPSTVNVSNLPNIELSTTDSRHLFIVRVTVPYDQIAIMPPFWARGLTLHGDSVMRHE, encoded by the coding sequence ATGAAAGCCCGACGCGTCCCCATCGAACGCCGCGACGATCACCGCGGTGCGACGATCGTGGAGACGGCGATCGTCCTGCCTGTCTTTCTGACGTTCCTGTTTGGCGTGATCGAATTCGGGCATGCGTTCATGTGCAACGCGACCCTCACCGCCGCGGCCAAGGATGCCGCCCGGTATGGTTCGGTCGATGGCGTCACGAGCCAGCAGGTCATCGACCGGGTCAAGGCACGCATCAACGGCGCGTTCAAATCGTCGAAGGCGACGGTCCTCCTGAAGGACGCGGCGACCTACGAACTGACAACCACGAATCCTTCCACGGTCAACGTCTCCAACCTGCCCAACATCGAACTGAGCACCACCGACTCGAGGCATCTGTTCATCGTCCGCGTGACGGTCCCCTACGACCAGATCGCGATCATGCCGCCGTTCTGGGCCCGGGGCCTGACGCTGCATGGCGATTCCGTGATGCGGCACGAGTAG